The Juglans microcarpa x Juglans regia isolate MS1-56 chromosome 2S, Jm3101_v1.0, whole genome shotgun sequence genome has a window encoding:
- the LOC121252586 gene encoding uncharacterized protein LOC121252586 → MNDWAASLIAAALFAILSPGTLFQMPGKNRPLDFMNRKTSIASIFVHTVLYGLFLILFLVILHIHLYV, encoded by the coding sequence ATGAACGATTGGGCTGCTTCCCTCATAGCTGCGGCTCTGTTTGCAATTCTGTCACCAGGAACACTCTTTCAAATGCCTGGCAAGAATCGTCCCCTTGATTTCATGAACAGGAAGACTAGCATTGCTTCCATTTTTGTGCACACAGTTCTCTACGGTTTGTTTCTTATTCTGTTCCTTGTTATTCTTCACATTCACCTCTACGTCTAG
- the LOC121252585 gene encoding uncharacterized protein LOC121252585, whose product MGADWGPVVVAVVLFILFSPGLLFQLPARTRVVEFGNMNTSGIAILVHAIIYFCILTILVVAIGIHIHVN is encoded by the coding sequence ATGGGTGCTGATTGGGGGCCGGTTGTTGTCGCGGTGGTTTTGTTCATTCTCTTCTCGCCCGGGTTGCTGTTCCAACTGCCGGCTAGAACAAGGGTGGTTGAGTTCGGGAACATGAACACAAGTGGGATTGCCATTTTGGTTCATGCCATTATATACTTTTGCATACTTACCATCTTGGTTGTTGCAATTGGTATTCACATTCACGTTAATTGA